The following are encoded together in the Malaya genurostris strain Urasoe2022 chromosome 3, Malgen_1.1, whole genome shotgun sequence genome:
- the LOC131433826 gene encoding embryonic polarity protein dorsal-like → MPPTTQEKPYVVITEQPQSKALRFRYECEGRSAGSIPGVRTTPEQKTFPSIEVRGYKGRALAVVSCVTKDPPYRPHPHNLVGKEGCKQGVCTVQLDSSTMSYIFSNLGIQCVKKKGIEEALRLRENIRVDPFRTGYGHAKQPATIDLNAVRLCFQVFVEGQQPGRFTEALQPVVSDIIFDKKAMSDLVICKLSDVTAPVTGGKEIILLCEKVAKEDISVRFYEEQHGKILWMDTGEFQHNNVHKQVAICFRTPRYRTLEVDQSVMVNIQLRRPSDGATSEPLPFELIPVDTLSQKRKRQKISSCEISEHVPEGAHGGFIGHMVNIPEETVKTDRRESPPQFHGFQGTYRCPNDVSMMQRSPIAPLESTSTFMGENNMAMPPRGYQPGPGNDFYMGGQPTQNQYNYPQQQQQILRAQQHPQNQFQLPSTSSNVHYNMNNLMNGGLPIGSSQGTNQQMGNAAEYNLSNLLDMELGKEFTMNSSEIKSIVGHLTITDIKQENYQQRMQDEEENLSNSFTRLTTNPMNDLGK, encoded by the coding sequence ATGCCTCCTACAACACAAGAAAAGCCATACGTCGTGATTACCGAACAGCCGCAGTCGAAAGCTTTGCGCTTTCGGTATGAGTGCGAAGGTCGATCGGCTGGATCGATTCCCGGTGTTCGCACAACACCGGAACAGAAAACTTTCCCCAGTATCGAGGTTCGTGGATACAAAGGAAGAGCACTGGCGGTAGTTTCCTGCGTCACAAAGGATCCTCCATATCGGCCTCATCCGCATAACCTGGTTGGCAAAGAGGGCTGTAAGCAAGGAGTCTGCACTGTTCAGCTTGACAGTAGCACAATGAGCTACATTTTCAGTAACCTAGGAATTCAGTGTGTGAAGAAGAAAGGCATCGAAGAGGCGCTCCGGTTGAGAGAGAACATTAGAGTGGATCCTTTTAGAACTGGATATGGCCACGCAAAACAACCTGCAACTATAGATTTGAATGCCGTGCGGCTTTGCTTCCAGGTGTTTGTGGAAGGACAGCAACCTGGCCGATTCACAGAAGCACTTCAACCGGTTGTATCCGATATAATTTTTGACAAAAAAGCAATGTCCGATTTGGTGATCTGTAAGCTCAGTGATGTCACCGCTCCAGTAACTGGTGGTAAAGAAATTATACTTCTGTGTGAAAAAGTGGCGAAAGAAGATATATCGGTGCGTTTCTACGAGGAACAGCATGGGAAAATTCTATGGATGGACACTGGCGAGTTCCAGCATAATAACGTCCACAAACAGGTTGCTATCTGTTTCAGAACACCACGATACCGAACTCTCGAAGTTGATCAGTCCGTGATGGTGAATATTCAGCTCAGAAGGCCTTCGGATGGGGCAACAAGCGAGCCATTGCCGTTCGAACTTATTCCAGTAGACACGTTAAGTCAAAAGCGAAAGCGCCAGAAAATCAGCAGTTGTGAAATTTCGGAACATGTTCCAGAAGGAGCTCATGGTGGTTTTATTGGTCACATGGTGAATATTCCGGAAGAAACAGTAAAGACCGATCGAAGGGAGTCACCACCTCAATTCCACGGATTTCAAGGTACCTATCGTTGTCCTAACGACGTTTCCATGATGCAAAGGTCTCCGATTGCACCGCTAGAAAGCACTTCCACATTCATGGGCGAGAATAACATGGCGATGCCACCACGAGGATATCAGCCTGGTCCTGGTAACGATTTCTATATGGGAGGTCAACCAACACAGAATCAGTACAATTACccacagcagcaacagcaaatTCTCCGAGCTCAGCAGCACCCGCAGAACCAGTTTCAGCTTCCATCCACCAGTAGCAATGTGCATTATAACATGAACAACCTCATGAATGGTGGTCTGCCCATCGGAAGTTCTCAGGGAACTAACCAACAGATGGGTAATGCAGCTGAATATAATCTCAGCAATCTGTTGGATATGGAGCTTGGCAAGGAGTTTACCATGAATTCGTCGGAGATTAAGTCCATCGTTGGTCATCTTACGATCACTGACATTAAACAGGAGAACTATCAGCAACGGATGCAGGACGAGGAGGAGAATCTTTCCAATAGTTTTACCAGACTGACAACGAATCCGATGAACGATTTGGGAAAGTAG